Proteins found in one Populus alba chromosome 14, ASM523922v2, whole genome shotgun sequence genomic segment:
- the LOC118058687 gene encoding metal transporter Nramp6.2 isoform X2 produces MASSQQEQQVCEIAPVSPANSNPTAALNLDGLSPPCIDDYDQQKPGWRKFLPYVGPGFLVSLAYLDPGNLETDLQAGANHGYELLWVILIGLIFALIIQSLAANLGVSTGRHLAELCKAEYPKYVRWSLWLLAEAAVIAADIPEVIGTAFALNILFHIPVWAGVLMTGLSTLLLLGLQKYGIRKLELLISAMVFTMAACFFGELSYVKPPASGVLKGMFIPKLSGQGATGDAIALLGALVMPHNLFLHSALVLSRKVPNSVRGINDACRYFLIESGFALFVAFLINVSIVSVSGTVCLAENLSPENADQCGDLTLKGASFLLKNALGKSSSTIYAIALLASGQSSTITGTYAGQYIMQMILSFELPFALIPLLKFSSSNPKMGPHKNSIYIIVISWTLGLMIIGINVYYLSTGFVGWLTHNNLPKAGNVIIGIIVFPLMAIYILAIIYLTFRKDTAVTYIEPVKNDPNLEANMENGQGKSNQEMALGRVPYREDLADVPLPE; encoded by the exons ATGGCAAGCTCACAGCAGGAACAGCAAGTGTGTGAGATTGCTCCAGTATCACCGGCAAACAGCAATCCTACAGCAGCTCTTAACTTGGATGGCCTGTCCCCACCTTGCATTGATGATTATGACCAGCAG aaacCTGGATGGAGAAAGTTCCTACCCTACGTCGGACCCGGTTTTCTTGTTTCATTAGCTTATCTTGATCCTGGAAACT TGGAAACAGATTTGCAAGCAGGAGCCAACCATGGATACgag CTGTTATGGGTGATCCTTATTGGTTTGATCTTCGCTCTCATAATCCAATCCCTCGCTGCAAATCTTGGTGTGAGCACCG GCAGACACCTAGCTGAGTTGTGCAAGGCTGAATATCCAAAGTACGTGAGATGGAGCCTGTGGTTGCTAGCAGAGGCAGCTGTCATAGCTGCTGATATACCTGAAG TCATTGGAACAGCCTTTGCGTTAAACATACTATTCCACATCCCCGTATGGGCAGGAGTTCTCATGACTGGTCTTAGCACTCTCCTGCTTCTTGGTCTCCAAAAATATGGG ATCAGGAAACTGGAGCTGCTGATATCAGCGATGGTGTTTACAATGGCAGCATGTTTCTTTGGTGAACTTAGTTATGTAAAGCCTCCAGCATCTGGTGTGCTGAAAGGCATGTTTATCCCTAAACTGTCAGGCCAAGGAGCCACCGGCGATGCCATTGCTCTACTCGGTGCCCTTGTCATGCC GCACAACCTCTTTCTGCATTCCGCTCTTGTGCTTTCTAGGAAAGTGCCCAATTCTGTTCGTGGCATCAAT GATGCGTGTCGATATTTCCTGATAGAAAGCGGATTTGCACTATTTGTGGCATTTTTAATCAATGTATCGATTGTCTCTGTATCGGGTACTGTTTGCTTGGCCGAGAATCTCTCGCCTGAAAATGCTGATCAGTGCGGTGATCTCACCCTCAAGGGTGCTTCTTTCTTACTCAAG AATGCGCTGGGAAAGTCAAGTTCGACCATTTATGCCATTGCGTTATTAGCCTCGGGACAAAGCTCTACAATAACAGGCACTTACGCTGGACAATACATCATGCAG ATGATATTGTCATTTGAGCTCCCATTTGCACTCATCCCACTTCTTAAATTCAGCAGCAGTAACCCCAAGATGGGACCGCACAAGAACTCAATTTAT ATAATTGTCATCTCGTGGACTCTTGGATTGATGATCATTGGAATCAATGTGTATTATCTGAGCACGGGATTTGTGGGCTGGCTGACTCATAACAATCTGCCCAAAGCTGGAAATGTGATTATCGGGATCATAGTCTTTCCTTTGATGGCAATATATATTCTTGCCATCATCTACCTAACCTTCAGAAAAGACACTGCTGTGACATACATTGAGCCAGTGAAGAATGATCCAAATCTTGAGGCTAACATGGAAAATGGGCAAGGAAAATCTAACCAGGAAATGGCATTGGGTCGGGTACCTTACAGAGAGGACTTAGCTGATGTCCCGCTGCCAGAGTAG
- the LOC118058687 gene encoding metal transporter Nramp6.2 isoform X1, with amino-acid sequence MASSQQEQQVCEIAPVSPANSNPTAALNLDGLSPPCIDDYDQQKPGWRKFLPYVGPGFLVSLAYLDPGNLETDLQAGANHGYELLWVILIGLIFALIIQSLAANLGVSTGRHLAELCKAEYPKYVRWSLWLLAEAAVIAADIPEVIGTAFALNILFHIPVWAGVLMTGLSTLLLLGLQKYGIRKLELLISAMVFTMAACFFGELSYVKPPASGVLKGMFIPKLSGQGATGDAIALLGALVMPHNLFLHSALVLSRKVPNSVRGINDACRYFLIESGFALFVAFLINVSIVSVSGTVCLAENLSPENADQCGDLTLKGASFLLKNALGKSSSTIYAIALLASGQSSTITGTYAGQYIMQGFLDLKMRKWLRNLMTRCIAILPSLFVSIIGGSSGASRLIIIASMILSFELPFALIPLLKFSSSNPKMGPHKNSIYIIVISWTLGLMIIGINVYYLSTGFVGWLTHNNLPKAGNVIIGIIVFPLMAIYILAIIYLTFRKDTAVTYIEPVKNDPNLEANMENGQGKSNQEMALGRVPYREDLADVPLPE; translated from the exons ATGGCAAGCTCACAGCAGGAACAGCAAGTGTGTGAGATTGCTCCAGTATCACCGGCAAACAGCAATCCTACAGCAGCTCTTAACTTGGATGGCCTGTCCCCACCTTGCATTGATGATTATGACCAGCAG aaacCTGGATGGAGAAAGTTCCTACCCTACGTCGGACCCGGTTTTCTTGTTTCATTAGCTTATCTTGATCCTGGAAACT TGGAAACAGATTTGCAAGCAGGAGCCAACCATGGATACgag CTGTTATGGGTGATCCTTATTGGTTTGATCTTCGCTCTCATAATCCAATCCCTCGCTGCAAATCTTGGTGTGAGCACCG GCAGACACCTAGCTGAGTTGTGCAAGGCTGAATATCCAAAGTACGTGAGATGGAGCCTGTGGTTGCTAGCAGAGGCAGCTGTCATAGCTGCTGATATACCTGAAG TCATTGGAACAGCCTTTGCGTTAAACATACTATTCCACATCCCCGTATGGGCAGGAGTTCTCATGACTGGTCTTAGCACTCTCCTGCTTCTTGGTCTCCAAAAATATGGG ATCAGGAAACTGGAGCTGCTGATATCAGCGATGGTGTTTACAATGGCAGCATGTTTCTTTGGTGAACTTAGTTATGTAAAGCCTCCAGCATCTGGTGTGCTGAAAGGCATGTTTATCCCTAAACTGTCAGGCCAAGGAGCCACCGGCGATGCCATTGCTCTACTCGGTGCCCTTGTCATGCC GCACAACCTCTTTCTGCATTCCGCTCTTGTGCTTTCTAGGAAAGTGCCCAATTCTGTTCGTGGCATCAAT GATGCGTGTCGATATTTCCTGATAGAAAGCGGATTTGCACTATTTGTGGCATTTTTAATCAATGTATCGATTGTCTCTGTATCGGGTACTGTTTGCTTGGCCGAGAATCTCTCGCCTGAAAATGCTGATCAGTGCGGTGATCTCACCCTCAAGGGTGCTTCTTTCTTACTCAAG AATGCGCTGGGAAAGTCAAGTTCGACCATTTATGCCATTGCGTTATTAGCCTCGGGACAAAGCTCTACAATAACAGGCACTTACGCTGGACAATACATCATGCAG GGTTTCTTGGATTTGAAGATGAGAAAATGGCTTAGGAACCTAATGACTAGATGCATTGCCATTTTACCAAGTCTCTTTGTGTCAATTATAGGTGGATCATCCGGGGCAAGCCGATTAATCATCATTGCATCG ATGATATTGTCATTTGAGCTCCCATTTGCACTCATCCCACTTCTTAAATTCAGCAGCAGTAACCCCAAGATGGGACCGCACAAGAACTCAATTTAT ATAATTGTCATCTCGTGGACTCTTGGATTGATGATCATTGGAATCAATGTGTATTATCTGAGCACGGGATTTGTGGGCTGGCTGACTCATAACAATCTGCCCAAAGCTGGAAATGTGATTATCGGGATCATAGTCTTTCCTTTGATGGCAATATATATTCTTGCCATCATCTACCTAACCTTCAGAAAAGACACTGCTGTGACATACATTGAGCCAGTGAAGAATGATCCAAATCTTGAGGCTAACATGGAAAATGGGCAAGGAAAATCTAACCAGGAAATGGCATTGGGTCGGGTACCTTACAGAGAGGACTTAGCTGATGTCCCGCTGCCAGAGTAG
- the LOC118058836 gene encoding metal transporter Nramp6.1 gives MAGIQQQQLVNDTLPASWDGSSRRTAAVIVEGHPRPCIDHELKDPSDQESGWRKFLSYVGPGFLVSLAYLDPGNLETDLQAGANHRYELLWVVLVGLIFALTIQSLAANLGVSTGKHLSELCRAEYPRHVKYCLWLLAEMAVMAADIPEVIGTAFALNILFNIPVWSGVLCTGCSTLLLLGLQKYGVRKLELLIAVLVFVMAACFFGEMRYVKPPATEVLEGMFIPKLSAQGSTGDAIALLGALVMPHNLFLHSALVLSRKTPNSVRCINDACRYFLIESGFALFVAFLINLAVISVSGTVCSAQNLSSENADRCGDLTLNSASFLLQNVLGKSSSKIYAIAVLASGQSSTITGTYAGQYIMEGFLELRMRKWTRNLVTRCIAITPSLIVSIIGGSSGAGRLIIIASMILSFELPFALIPLLKFSSSTTKMGPHKNSIYIIVLSWILGLGIIGINIYYLSTGFVGWLIDNNLPKVANVFIGIIVFSLMAIYILAVIYLTFRKDTVVTFMEPNKNDPQQQTDMENGLAKSTDGPEMVDRAPYREDLADIPLP, from the exons ATGGCAGGCATTCAACAGCAACAGCTAGTAAATGATACATTGCCAGCATCATGGGACGGATCAAGCAGACGAACAGCAGCTGTTATTGTGGAGGGGCATCCCCGACCTTGTATTGATCATGAGCTTAAAGACCCAAGTGACCAG GAATCTGGATGGAGGAAGTTTCTATCATATGTAGGACCTGGTTTCCTCGTTTCATTGGCTTATCTTGACCCTGGAAATC TGGAGACTGATCTGCAAGCAGGAGCTAATCACAGATATGAG CTGCTATGGGTAGTGCTTGTCGGATTGATCTTTGCTCTCACAATCCAATCACTCGCTGCAAACCTTGGTGTCAGCACCG GAAAGCACCTGTCGGAGCTCTGCAGAGCTGAGTACCCACGACATGTCAAGTATTGCCTGTGGTTGCTAGCAGAGATGGCTGTCATGGCTGCCGATATCCCCGAAG TGATTGGGACAGCTTTTGCCCTAAACATATTGTTTAATATCCCAGTATGGTCTGGAGTTCTATGCACTGGTTGTAGCACTCTGCTACTCCTCGGCCTGCAGAAATATGGT GTGAGGAAGCTAGAGCTGTTAATAGCAGTGCTCGTGTTTGTTATGGCGGCATGTTTCTTTGGAGAAATGAGATATGTAAAGCCTCCTGCAACTGAGGTGCTTGAGGGCATGTTTATCCCCAAGCTGTCAGCCCAAGGATCCACTGGCGACGCCATTGCCCTACTCGGTGCCCTTGTCATGCC GCACAATCTCTTTCTCCACTCTGCCCTTGTTCTGTCTAGGAAAACACCAAACTCTGTCCGTTGCATTAAC GATGCTTGTCGCTATTTCCTGATAGAGAGTGGGTTCGCTCTCTTTGTAGCATTTTTAATCAATCTCGCAGTCATCTCCGTATCTGGGACTGTTTGCTCAGCTCAAAATCTATCATCTGAAAATGCAGATCGATGTGGAGATCTCACCCTTAACTCTGCTTCCTTCCTTCTTCAG AATGTGTTGGGAAAATCAAGCTCAAAAATTTATGCCATTGCTGTGTTAGCTTCAGGGCAGAGCTCCACTATCACGGGCACTTACGCAGGACAATACATCATGGAG GGCTTCTTGGAGCTTAGGATGAGAAAATGGACTAGGAACCTGGTGACTAGATGCATTGCCATTACACCTAGTCTTATTGTCTCCATTATCGGTGGATCGTCAGGCGCGGGTCGACTAATCATCATTGCATCG ATGATTCTTTCTTTTGAACTGCCGTTCGCTCTTATCCCACTTCTTAAATTCAGTAGCAGCACCACCAAGATGGGGCCACACAAGAACTCAATCTAT ATTATAGTGTTATCATGGATTTTGGGTCTGGGAATTATTGGCATCAACATTTATTATCTGAGCACAGGCTTTGTGGGTTGGCTAATTGACAACAATCTACCAAAAGTAGCGAACGTTTTCATTGGAATAATAGTATTTTCTCTAATGGCAATCTATATCCTTGCAGTAATCTATTTAACCTTCAGAAAGGACACTGTGGTGACTTTTATGGAGCCAAATAAGAATGACCCCCAGCAACAAACTGACATGGAGAACGGACTAGCCAAATCTACCGACGGCCCGGAGATGGTGGATCGTGCACCATATAGAGAGGATTTAGCTGATATCCCTCTGCCATAA